Below is a genomic region from Verrucomicrobiota bacterium.
GACGAGTGTGCAAAGTGCGAAGGTGACTAAAAACGAGCGAGCGGCTAAAGATTTTTGCATATGGCTTTTGTAGCGTGAAGTTTGACAGAGATCAACTTGTCTGTTGGATGCGTTGGAGTTCACGCTTCAGCGTGTCAGGACGACGTTAGCATCGTGGTGACGAGGCTAAACTATGCAGTTGAATACACCCATTTCCATGAACCTTGTAGCGCAGCCGTCCCGGCTGCGAGTTCGTGCGGCGTCTCGCCGCTCGGAAAAACACGGAGCGGGACGCCCCGTGAACTCGCAGGCGAGGACGCCCGCGCTACGACCGCAGTCCGAGTTCAGAGATTCAAGGCGCGAATTGTTTCGGGGAGTTCTCACCCGGGCGCGCCCCATCGACCTGCTGCCAGCCCACCCACCCCGGACCCCTCCCAGGAGGGGAACAATCCCACGTGCGTTGCTCCCCTCCTGGGAGGGGCTGGGGGTGGGTTCAGGGCTTAACGCACGACATCGTCATTCGGGGAATTCTCCCATCCGATGGGGAGGCATGAACACGAACCGCTTTTTCTCCTCCTCATCCGCCTGAATTCTGTCATACACATCCATGTGTGAAAGAAGCGGAATCCAGTTATCTCGCGACTGCCCTTCATCCAAGTCTTGGCGACGAACCGGCCAACGGGCGGATTGTTGTCAGCCGCTGGACGCTGCGGTTCGAGTCCGAGGCCGGGAATGTCGAGCTGCCCATAGCGGGGCTGCAAATCGAGTTCAGCGAGGAGGCGGATCGAGTTTTCTTTTCGCACCCCGATCACCCCGACTGGACCATCTACACTTATGATCTGCACATTTTGGAACACCATGCGCTGGCGCAAAACACGCAGGTTCGAAATCAAATCAAGGAGGTGCAGGCGCGCGGGGCTGGCCGAAAGGCGCTGATCATCACCGCGAGTTTCCTGGTCTGCTTCGGCATTGCGGCGGCACTGGTGTCCTGGCTCAGCGGTTGGATGGTTCGTACGCTGGTCGCCAAGGTGCCCGTCGAATGGGAGGCCGACCTTGGTAATTCACTGTTCGAAGAAATCAAGACCGAGGATAAAACGTCGGGCGCTACGAAGCCGGCGGCGGAACTGAAAGCATTGACCGACCGGCTGGCTCGCGCCCTGCCGGATACGAACCGCACGTTTCAAATCCACCTCCTCGATGTTCCCATCCCCAATGCCTTCGCGTTGCCGGGCGGACACTTGATGGTGAACACCGGCTTGTTGGAGGTCGTGAAAGGTCCGGAAGAATTGGCCGGCGTGCTCGCGCACGAAATGGCCCACGTCACGCAACGCCATGGTTTCCGCAAGATCATCTCCGCCATGGGACCGTTTCTGCTCGCGCGGCTGTTGACTGGAAATAATCGCGGCTTGTTGGGCGTCATCGGCAACAGTTCCGGTGTCTTGGTCGGGCAAACCTATTCCCGCGCGTATGAAAACGAGGCGGATGATGTCGGCTGGCAATATCTCGTGAATGCCAACATCGATCCGCGGGGAATGATCAGGGCGTTGCAGGCGTTGAAAGCCGAGGAAGACAAACTCAAATTGAGCCACACGAATCTGCGCGGGTTCAGTTCGCATCCTCCCACCGAGGCGCGAATTCGGCGGCTGGAAGCCAAGTGGGAGAAATTGAAACGGAAGACCGGCTTTGTGCAGTTTGATCCGCCCGGCCCATGAGTGGTCGGCTGTGACAACGGGGAGAGAATTCCCCGAAAGAAGATTCCACGATTCCACGCATTAAACCCGTGAACCCGCCGCCAGCCCCTCCCAGGTGGGGAGCGGCCCGCCTGCTTCGCGGTGGGCAGGCGCACGGTCGCTTGCTTCCCTCTTGGGAGGGGTCAGGGGTGGGTTGGGTTGGCAGCAGGTCCATGGGGAGCGCCGGGGTGAGAATTCCCCGAAAGATTCGCGCATTGAACCCCTGAACTGCCCGGACAAATTTATGTTGCATATGCAACATGAAACTGTCCGAGCGGTTCATGGAGAGGGGGCGTTCAACACCGTCGTTCCGGCTCGGACCTGATCAATTCTTTTCCGGCTCGAACAGTTTCCGATGCCGTTCGGCTTTCGGCAGTTTGCCCGTAACGCGGACTTCCCGATAAAACTTTTCGAGGTTGCCGTGGTTCTGTTGTAAAAGCTTTTGGAATGCCGGGACGAGATCATAGTAGGTGGCCACGGTGTTGAGTTGCGCGTTGTTGAGCGGTTGCGAGAACCAGTTGTCATAATTGCCGACCCCGCCCCACTGCGCTTTGAGTCGCTCGTAGTTGCGGCGCAGTCGCCCCAGGATGTCTTCCCTTTGTCGCCGTCGCTCGGCTAACGAGTGCAGGATGTTCGTGGCGCAGCCCGAGCTTTCTTTGTCGTAAAATGATCCAAGCTCGCGCCGGGTCGCTTGAACCAAGCGCACGAATTGTTCGTTACGTTCAATCGCGAGTTGATAGTCTCCCAACGCCGCCGCATCCCCCGAGGCCAGCAGCCAGCGTCGCACGCCCTCTTGTCCCACCGTCGTGGCAAATGCTTCGTTGAAATCCGTGTCGCCGTGGATAAATTCCCGTTGGTGCGCCAGTTCATGAAAAATGGTCTCCGCCAGCTCCGCTTCGCTGTGATTGATGAACGTGTTTAGGACGGGGTCTTTGAAC
It encodes:
- a CDS encoding aminopeptidase yields the protein MTRVFLLMLAAGLTGCQTANYYKQAVQGQYQVLKHRRPMSELIADPQTPASLKEKFQVVLKLREFAESELKLPANGHYRSYVDLHRRYVVWNVHAAPEFSLTPKTWWYPVVGSLKYRGYFSEHDARHYGDSLAGKGFDVYVEGVEAYSTLGWFKDPVLNTFINHSEAELAETIFHELAHQREFIHGDTDFNEAFATTVGQEGVRRWLLASGDAAALGDYQLAIERNEQFVRLVQATRRELGSFYDKESSGCATNILHSLAERRRQREDILGRLRRNYERLKAQWGGVGNYDNWFSQPLNNAQLNTVATYYDLVPAFQKLLQQNHGNLEKFYREVRVTGKLPKAERHRKLFEPEKN
- a CDS encoding M48 family metallopeptidase, translating into MKEAESSYLATALHPSLGDEPANGRIVVSRWTLRFESEAGNVELPIAGLQIEFSEEADRVFFSHPDHPDWTIYTYDLHILEHHALAQNTQVRNQIKEVQARGAGRKALIITASFLVCFGIAAALVSWLSGWMVRTLVAKVPVEWEADLGNSLFEEIKTEDKTSGATKPAAELKALTDRLARALPDTNRTFQIHLLDVPIPNAFALPGGHLMVNTGLLEVVKGPEELAGVLAHEMAHVTQRHGFRKIISAMGPFLLARLLTGNNRGLLGVIGNSSGVLVGQTYSRAYENEADDVGWQYLVNANIDPRGMIRALQALKAEEDKLKLSHTNLRGFSSHPPTEARIRRLEAKWEKLKRKTGFVQFDPPGP